The following is a genomic window from Pygocentrus nattereri isolate fPygNat1 chromosome 8, fPygNat1.pri, whole genome shotgun sequence.
tatgtatgtatgtgtatatatatatatatatatatatatatatatatatatacacacatacacatatattaaatttaattttagatgtattagggtgtgtgtgtgtgtgtgtgtgtgtgtgtgtatttatatatatgtgtagggtgtgtgtgtgtgtgtgtgtgtgtgtgtgtgtgagaactaCCTCCAAATCGTTGCATTAAGTACCACATTTATAAAGACTAAAGATCGCGCGTGTGAATTTAATAGAGGACTAATGCGTTTGTATTAGGGGGCGAGCTCGCTGATCAATGACGTCTCAATATTTTCACGCAACTATAATCCGAAGGCAGCTCTTCCCGCGTTAAACGCACTCTGAACGGTGTTCGTTATGATGCTTCTTAAAACGTTTCTGCTTATTAAAGAACACAGACGGTCTAATTACCTGCCGAGAAATATTTCAGCGCGCGGAATGTGTCGCCTCCAGTTAGCGGCAGGCTCGGGTTGTTCTCAGAGGGCAGGAGGGAATAATCATTTCACTGACCTTCACAAATGTCTCCTCAAATTCAGACGCGGGCGCTCGAGTCTCCCGCGTGTCCCGGCGCCGTTTCGggattattgttttatttaacagGAGGCGGCCACAGTGTGAAGTCCTGCACTGAACATAGTGGCTCGTCGTATTTGCTTCACGTGGTAACAAGTAAGAGAACTAGATTTATTTGgcctaaataataaatactccGACTGAGCGATTCTTACAGTCGACGCACAATTTTGGGTTAATTAAACTAGTTTAGCTGCTCGACACCACACTGGGGGTTGAAGTAGATCAGACGAGCCAGTTGAATGAAGTGCCAACCTCGCGCCTCCAGAAACGgcgactttacaggaggaggaaaaaacacgcttcacttttaatggaaggcaatggaaccagaattatttccaagtcattttacgtcatttcttttagtccattcgtcatgaaatttacacacgatgtaaagatCGACATGAACTTCcagattatgccaaaaactgaaaaacgccaaaaatggagatgcgaggtgAAGTTCTAATACAGCCTGTGTCTGTGGCCGCTCAGCCACTCTCTGCGCTTAATTTCATTAAAAGCAACGGCGAAATAAATCTGTCTACCCAGGTGGAAGGAGGGGTCGATGCCTGCCGAGTGTCTGAACCGCTACAGACATCAAAGCGCTGCTTCACGCGAGGAACTCACTACAAACATTCCGCCTAAATTCCAAACGCTAAATCagaatttcagtttcagtttcagttcctTTCACTTCGCTCTGCAGCACGTCAGCAGGTCTCGGATCTCGGGTTAATCACTAAATACGCCAGTAATTCGGTCAGCTGGAGAACCGGTGGGATCTCTAAATAAAGGCTGTGAAAATTCGGGCTCTTATTttcttaaatcattaaaatcaaaatacagcattaaataaaatatcataatatattaaataagaaCGGCATCGATCTGATTAATAATTACCAATAGtacaattattattagtagtaatataGAGCGCCAAATAtataaaactggaaaacaaacaacaacaacaataataatattaataataataacaataataatattattattaataataataataccaataataaAGTGTAAATATCGACACTGGTGTTTAAATATTGGTGTGTGATGCAAAGTgtgaaattcagaaaaatcCCTTCTTAAAAATCGtcaattttatttaaacttttttttaaacaaacaatgaaATTATCATGTAAATTCTGAAATAAATAAtcctaaacatttaaaaagtccCAGATAAACCTTTCACGATTCGATTCATCTCCACAACATCTCAGTTAGACGAGCTGATCCAATGATCCTGACATCATTTCTTTTATTCCCACTAATTCccgacttttttttttcattttcattttttttcctctgcattCAAAACGAGTGCCTAAACATATATTCATGACTGAGTATTTACAGTTTGACCCAGAGAAAAATATGCACATTTCGATGCTTCAAAATTGGGAAAACGTTCTGGGAATTTACAGGAAAATCTGTGAAACGAAGGAAGTCGGATTCTCCTGGTTCGACTGTCCGGCGAGCTTTGGAGCTCAGCGAGCGTCTGAGTCAGCGAGCACATCAGTGTCTTTACAGGAGGACGCTGGGAGAGAGGCGAGCCTCAGAGTCAGAGCCGCGGACGGAGGCAGAGGACCGACAGGGCGAGGAGTGCTGGAGTCGGAGAGGAGGTCGCCGAAAAACTCCACTTTTACCCAATTTCATCTGAATTCGTTTATTTACACCTCTTTCTCTTTCGCCTTGAAACATTCTGCATAATAAAAAGCGGCGGAAATAAATAAACGCATCTCAGTTTGGATCTCAACTAAACTATGGCTTCATAACTGAGGGTCCTGTGCTGTCCACAGTGTCCCACATAGCCCGAGCCCACCCTCGCACCTACAGTCCTACGCAAAAGTTTGTACACCCCTAGTCACAATAGCTTTTTTAATGATTCTGGGCTGAAAAATAAGCTCAGCTCTTTTTAGTGAACTCTTCCTTAAATGTTGCGTTTTAacggaaaatctctgtttatttACGGAGCTTGACTGAAAACCTAATCtaaggtgccataacttttgcacaggcaacaaatcgtgtttgtttttgttttttttcccggTGTAAACTCGACGGAGCAGCGACGGCGTATTAAAACGTGCGGCTCTCTGCAGAGAACATGTgatattttcactcagaaagtCAAAACGTGTGAATTTGAGCGAgagtacccaaacttttgcagacGACTGCACCTGTTTAAGGTGGATCCGGGCGTGAACGAGACTTCAGGTATTAAGGGACCGTTGTAATGCAGCTCTAATTCAAGCTTGAGCTGATGTTTGTAATGGATTTATGCAGATAGACTTAAAATCATTAAAGCGGAGACGGGGTGGggaggtggggtggggtggggtggcgGGCATGGGGGGTCCCTTATTACCTGACTGTCACATCACAGCTGAATCCAGAGCTACTCTGGACCACCGGGTAATTAGGGACACTTTCAGAAACTTCACTGTCCTGAACGACCTGCAGCCCCATCAGCCCCTGAATCCAGCCCTCGCGCCCCTCTCCCAGCACAGCTCGCGCCTCTCTCCTACAGGTGCGGCGTGTAGAAGGCCGGCGCGCCGTACGTCTGCGAGCCCAGCATGAAGGGCGAAAGCACGGCGTGGCTGGGCAGAAAGGGCAGCTGGGTGGCGCACACCAGCCCCCCCGGCGCGGGCGGCCCGTAGCCGGAGTGCATGGCCAGGTGGCCGCTCATGGGCGGAGAGTGGCTGAGGGGGCTGAGGCCGCCGTGCCCGCCGGGTCCTCCGCCCGCGCCCCCTCCCGCGCCCCCTCCGACCCCCACCCCGACCCCGCCCGCCGGCGCGCTCGTGTCCGCGCCGGGGTTCTGCTTCTTCCACTTGGTCCGTCGGTTCTGGAACCAGATCTTGACCTGCGTCTCGGTCAGACTCAGCGAGAGCGCCAGGTTGAGGCGCTCGCACACGGACAGGTAGCGCGTGGACTTGAACTTGTTCTCGAGCGCCACCAGCTGCTCGTACGTGAAGGCGGTCCGCGCGCGCCGCGGCTTGCCCGACTTGGAGTCCGAGCCCGAGCGCTTCCTCTTGGGCTtggcctgctgctgctgctggctcGCGGTCCCGTGCGTGTGCGCGTGGCCGCTCTCGGGGCTCGCGCTCTTCAGCAGCGGCGCCTCGTCGTCATCGTCCTCGCGCTCGCCGTCGTCGTCGCCGTTCGCCGCGAGCGCGCCGCCGTCGCTGAGCTCGCTGCACGCGTCCTCTTGCAGGTCGCCGTCCGCGGGACTGCCGCGCGTCAGCTCGGGCTCGAGCTCGGACCTGAACACGAAGCCTCCGTCCTCTGTTTGACCAAACAAAACACGTCGGGTCACTAAAGTCCGCATCACATCTGGTTATTACAGCATTCTGGCGCAGCCTGGCTCGACAATAAACTCTGCTCAGTAAATAAAACCAGATTTTCTCCTTTAATTAATCGCTTTTATTCATTTGGGACTTTTGGGCTGTTTGTTATTAAACATTCTCACCACAGAGCACGTGCGCGTTACTAGTGACGCGGCTCTGTATTAAAACTCACTTATCAGCAGAACTAACGTCATTCACAATATTCTCATTCCAgcattattatgattatgatttcATCCGCGCGGTCACACGACAGGCTGAGATGAGACGTTCAGTCGACGTCCAGTCTGTTTTCCTCGGTGCCAAAACAACACGTGCTGACGTTTACCACTCATTTCATATCCATATTTATATGGACATCTTATCATAATAAAGAGGCCAGAGAGGAGCAGGTCTGAACTCAGAGGCGCCCCTCAAATGTGTTCGTTCACATCTCATTATCACGTCATATTTAACGTATTTAATGCAGACGTGACGTCTAATGGGCTAATATTACTCTGTCACAGCTCTTATCCTTTAGTTTCCCCTCAAATCATTTCTTTTTACGCTTGAACGTTTTTCTCTGAAACGTGAATATCAAACGTCGGTTCGACGTTTCCTAAAACGCCCAGGAAACGTTTCAGCAAGAAAATCAAGATTTTTCCTGTAATTGTGGAAAACTCGCTCCACATATCTCGAGTTAATTTTCATGTTCAGTCAATTTAAAATGTCAGGAAGAGCCGAAACCGCTTCGGCTGTCCCCGACGCTTTTA
Proteins encoded in this region:
- the nkx1.2lb gene encoding NK1 transcription factor related 2-like,b, whose product is MSRDKAQAGELSIDPPAQTAVIVVAPTESAPDARGEKREPLPAAPQGDGRDGAARHEAPPAAHRTTSFSVLDILDPNKFTSKRQPVGRAGCELAYGAENRDGLKAHPEEYDGRKASGIFKDGGFVFRSELEPELTRGSPADGDLQEDACSELSDGGALAANGDDDGEREDDDDEAPLLKSASPESGHAHTHGTASQQQQQAKPKRKRSGSDSKSGKPRRARTAFTYEQLVALENKFKSTRYLSVCERLNLALSLSLTETQVKIWFQNRRTKWKKQNPGADTSAPAGGVGVGVGGGAGGGAGGGPGGHGGLSPLSHSPPMSGHLAMHSGYGPPAPGGLVCATQLPFLPSHAVLSPFMLGSQTYGAPAFYTPHL